A DNA window from Aureibacter tunicatorum contains the following coding sequences:
- a CDS encoding cytochrome c: MNEISKITILLAIIIIALVGVSYSSLSLIIPSQENRFYCGVTSDDYPSGLENNYKIKEGAILNNTGKLLFENNCTVCHSIHEQVVGPLLLNVTKRREKKWLYHMITNSQKLIQSGDTSAVKLYERFGKTEMPSFDFNTAELDSLIEYLDYYE, encoded by the coding sequence ATGAATGAAATCTCGAAAATTACTATTCTGCTAGCCATCATTATTATTGCATTGGTAGGCGTTAGCTATTCGTCTTTATCCTTAATAATACCTTCCCAAGAAAATAGATTTTATTGTGGAGTAACAAGTGATGATTATCCTTCTGGTTTAGAAAACAATTATAAGATCAAAGAAGGAGCAATACTGAACAATACAGGAAAATTATTATTTGAAAATAACTGTACCGTTTGCCATTCAATTCATGAGCAAGTAGTTGGTCCACTCCTACTTAATGTTACAAAAAGAAGAGAAAAAAAGTGGCTGTATCACATGATCACAAACTCTCAAAAGCTAATCCAATCGGGAGATACTTCTGCTGTAAAGCTTTATGAAAGATTTGGCAAGACGGAAATGCCTTCTTTTGACTTTAATACGGCAGAATTAGACTCTTTAATAGAATATCTAGATTATTATGAATGA
- a CDS encoding cytochrome c, with amino-acid sequence MNDLSKISTLLIFIFFGLISVMLAEVKLLKEIDIENNQPKPPVFVCGTCIQISINRQKLEHVKAGIEIFENNCSVCHSIHEQVVGPALKNITTRREKKWIIQMISNSQKLIKSGDTAAVKLYTKYGKTEMPAFDFTKEEMNSLIEYLDLSI; translated from the coding sequence ATGAATGACTTATCAAAAATCTCAACACTTTTAATATTTATATTTTTTGGCTTGATAAGCGTTATGCTAGCTGAAGTAAAGCTTTTAAAAGAGATCGACATAGAAAATAATCAGCCAAAACCTCCTGTATTTGTATGCGGGACCTGCATACAAATATCCATTAATCGTCAAAAATTGGAACATGTTAAAGCAGGGATTGAAATTTTTGAAAATAACTGCTCGGTCTGCCATTCTATACATGAACAAGTAGTCGGACCTGCCCTCAAAAATATTACAACACGGCGTGAAAAGAAATGGATAATTCAGATGATCTCAAACTCTCAAAAACTTATCAAATCCGGAGATACTGCAGCTGTAAAACTATATACAAAATATGGCAAGACAGAAATGCCTGCTTTTGATTTCACAAAAGAAGAAATGAATTCGCTAATAGAATATTTAGACTTATCCATTTGA